In Alternaria dauci strain A2016 chromosome 9, whole genome shotgun sequence, the following proteins share a genomic window:
- a CDS encoding 60S ribosomal protein eL24, with the protein MRTYDDSFSGQKIYPGKGKLYIRGDSKIFRFQNGKTESLFLQRKNPRKIHWTTLYRRAHKKGISEEVAKKRTRRTVKHQRAIVGASLDVIKERRSQRPEARSAARAAAIKEGKEKKAAAESAKKAEKAKNAAASARGNAAKVSKQGAKGAAPKVQARTR; encoded by the exons ATGCGTACCTACGACGACTCCTTCAGCGGTCAGAAGATCTACCCGGGCAAG GGCAAGCTCTACATCCGCGGTGACAGCAAGATCTTCCGCTTCCAGAACGGAAAGACCGAGTCGCTCTTCCTTCAGCGCAAGAACCCTCGCAAGATTCACTGGACCACTCTCTACCGAAGGGCGCACAAGAAGGGTATCTCTGAG GAAGTCGCCAAGAAGCGCACCCGCCGCACAGTCAAGCACCAGCGTGCCATCGTTGGTGCCTCCCTCGACGTAATCAAGGAGCGCCGCAGCCAACGTCCCGAGGCTCGTTCCGCTGCCCGCGCCGCCGCCATCaaggagggcaaggagaagaaggccgctGCCGAGTCAGCAAAGAAGGCTGAGAAGGCCAAGAACGCCGCCGCATCCGCACGAGGCAACGCCGCCAAGGTCAGCAAGCAGGGTGCCAAGGGTGCCGCACCAAAGGTGCAGGCAAGGACTCGTTAA